In one Balaenoptera musculus isolate JJ_BM4_2016_0621 chromosome 2, mBalMus1.pri.v3, whole genome shotgun sequence genomic region, the following are encoded:
- the REM2 gene encoding GTP-binding protein REM 2: MHTDLDTDMDTDTETTALCPAGSHRASPPGTPTPEADATLLKKPEKLLAGLDRGGPPPAPGAPRRRGSMPVPYKHQLRRAQAVDELDWPPQTSSSGSSDSLGSGEAAPTQKDGIFKVMLVGESGVGKSTLAGTFGGLQGDSAHEPENPEDTYERRIMVDKEEVTLVVYDIWEQGDAGGWLQDHCLQTGDAFLIVFSVTDRQSFSKVPETLLRLRAGRPHHDLPVILVGNKSDLARSREVSLEEGRHLAGTLSCKHIETSAALHHNTRELFEGAVRQIRLRRGPNRAGGPQPEWGRPEGPAPPTRRESLTKKAKRFLANLVPRNTKFFKQRSKSCHDLSVL; encoded by the exons ATGCACACAGACCTCGACACCGACATGGACACGGACACAGAAACCACAGCACTCTGCCCCGCCGGCAGCCACCGGGCCTCCCCGCCAGGGACGCCCACACCAG aagCAGATGCTACACTGCTGAAGAAGCCAGAGAAACTGTTGGCAGGGTTGGACCGGGGCGGGCCACCCCCTGCCCCGGGGGCCCCCAGACGAAGAGGCAGTATGCCTGTCCCCTACAAGCACCAGCTGCGGCGGGCCCAGGCTGTAGATGAACTTGACTGGCCACCTCAAACCTCATCCTCTGGCTCCTCTGACTCCCTGGGTTCAGGAGAGGCAGCCCCCACCCAAAAGGATGGCATCTTCAAGGTCATGCTGGTGGGGGAGAGCGGCGTGGGCAAGAGCACCCTAGCAGGCACTTTCGGTGGTCTCCAGGGAGACAGTGCTCACGAGCCGGAGAACCCAG AGGACACCTATGAGAGACGCATCATGGTGGATAAGGAGGAAGTGACTCTAGTTGTTTATGACATCTGGGAACAG GGGGATGCAGGGGGGTGGCTGCAGGACCACTGCCTTCAGACGGGGGATGCCTTTCTCATCGTCTTCTCAGTCACCGACCGACAAAGCTTCTCCAAAGTTCCAGAGACCCTACTACGGCTCAGGGCTGGGAGGCCCCACCATGACCTGCCTGTCATCCTCGTTGGAAACAAGAGTGACCTGGCCCGCTCCCGGGAGGTCTCACTGGAGG AGGGCCGCCATCTGGCAGGGACACTGAGCTGCAAGCACATCGAGACGTCGGCCGCGCTGCACCACAACACGCGGGAGCTCTTCGAGGGAGCGGTGCGCCAGATCCGGCTGCGGCGGGGCCCGAACCGCGCTGGGGGCCCGCAGCCCGAGTGGGGCAGGCCCGAGGGCCCCGCGCCGCCCACGCGCCGCGAGAGCCTCACCAAGAAGGCCAAGCGCTTCCTTGCCAACCTGGTGCCGCGCAACACCAAGTTCTTCAAGCAGCGCTCCAAGTCGTGTCACGACCTCTCCGTGCTCTGA